In Haliscomenobacter hydrossis DSM 1100, the DNA window TGGAGTAGGTTAAGCGAGATCAGGTCTCCTTTAGCTGCATGTCTAGCAATGTCTCTGATCAATTGTAGCCATTTAAGCCGATATTCATTGAGGTCATCTCTATCAAGACCTAACCTTAAAATTGTTAGTTCTCCTTTTTTGTCTTTAGCTTTTGGAATTTCTTGGTCAAAATAAATGTGATCTTCTGGATTGTCGTTAGCGGGATCAATGATTAGAGGTTCTTCCAAATGTAAATTGGTGAAATGATGATGAGATTTGATTCTTTTTGAGTCATCAGTCAATGGAAAAAAATTACGCTTGTACTTTTGGTTACAAATTTGGCAAGAAAAATATAGGTTTTCGAAATCATAGGCTAACCAATAGTACCCGGGAGTAATGAGTGAAGCATCTGGATCAATTTGATATCCTCCTTTGGGTCGAAAATGTTCTACATCACCATGCGCAATATGTCTTACAAAAGATTCGCAGAAACAGCATTTTTTATTTTGGACACTTATCAAGGCCTCTTTTACGCTTGCATGTCCATAGATGGCTGAGTCAAAAGTAAATGTTCTTACCCCTTTTTCATGATCAGCATTCAATGCTTGAGTAGCTAGACTACCTTTGCTTTGGGGATTCTTTTGATCCAATATCTTCGGTGTTGAGATGGTCGATTTATCTATCTTGATCATAAAATAATATCAAAAAGCCGTTTTTTCTTCTTTTTTCAACCGTTTCAAGTGCTCAACAATCCGCTGACCTAGGGAACTATCTTCCGGCACAAGCGTCCCAAATTCCTCGTCTAATTGGATAAGCTCTTCTTGCTCTACAGCGTTGAGTTCTGATTTTCGGATTAATTCTCTACGGCGCTCATATTTATCTTGAGCATCTAAACCATATTTTTCATGGATGCCAAAAACCTCCTCCAGCCAATATTGATAAGACTTTTCGTCCTCCGATAATATCGGATACCCCTCCGCCAATTTACTATCTCCATTCGGCTTCACCAATTTATGAATCCAGGCCCCATCAACTGAACCTACCACAAACGGCGAGTGAGTACTGATGAAAATTTGTGCATTGGGGAAAAGGCGTTGCACTACGGGCAAAACTTTCCGTTGCCAGGCCGGATGCATGTGCACTTCAATTTCGTCAAGAAACAGGATGAAGTTGCGGTCGAAAACGGGGGTGTCATTTTCCCATTTTACGCGATCCATGCGCATGAGGAGGTCGGCAATCCAGGAAATGATGCTTTTAAGTCCGTCGGGGAGTTGGTTGAAATCTAATTCTTCCTGATCCACTGCTAGTGTTACATTATAAGGCTTGGTTTTTACCTGAAACCGAATCGATTTTTGGATGATCTGGGAAATAGTACTTTCCAACTTGGCCATAATTTGGCGCAGTTGTTCTGTTTCTGCCAAATTTCCACTTACTTGAGCAAGCGCTTGACCAGCGATGTTATTGGCAATCCATTGCAAAATGTTCTCTGGCTGAATGGACTGCCGAAAATCTAAAGCATGTTCAAAAGGGTGACTATCGATTTCTTTAATACCAATGATAGAAGCGTGATCAAAGCGACGATGACCAGAATACGCAAAAAAGGCAATTCCAAAAGGTTCTTGCTTATAATCAATATATGGCAGAGTATACTTTTTAGCAATCAATTGATTTTTTCTTAATACTTGACCGCCTTTATCTTTTAAAAAAATAGTCGATTCTGCAAGATTTGCTAAGAAGTGCGTATCGCCTTCGCTTAATGTTAAATTGAGGCTAACATTATTGTCTTTACGAAATTTGTTCGAATACTTGCCCGCCTCTTGACTGAACAATACCGCCATCGCCTCCAACACCGTCGACTTCCCCGTCCCATTCTCCCCCGTCAAAATATGAATCTCCGCCTTATCCTCCATCCCCGCAGGTTTTTCAGGAAAAGTCAGTGTCAAATCGCCAAAGGGGCCAATTTGATGCATTTCCAGTTCGGTGATGCGGAGTATAGACATGTGCGCAATGGTTTAATACAAAAATACACTTTCCTGCCAAATTTTCCTAGCCACCCCAACCCACGAATTTATTCGTGGGAGGGCACACAGATCAAACCCCATGACTTCAGTCGTGGGTTGTATCCAGCGCGGAAGCAGCTCACAAAAGAAAAGCCCTGCTTCTCGGAAGGAGCAGGGCCTAAAATATAAAGCTATGAAAACTAAACTTGTTGTAAGGATTACTCCTCTACGCGGCCGCCTTTCAGCTCATCCTGGTAAGCTTCCAGTTCTGCCCACTGAGCAGCATCAGCCATTGCGGCTTGTTTGCCCCAGGTGGCAGGATCGTGGATGCGGAAACGAGGACCAGCCTCATCCAAAATAGCTTCCAGCGTTTCGATTGGTGCAGCAGCCAATTGTGCCCAGGTCGTGATGTCCGCAGCATGCATCAGCTCTTCGATTTTTGGGCCAATGCCCTCAACCAATTTCAGGTCGTCTTGCTTTACCTTTTTGCCGCTAGGCAAAGTAATGGAAGACGATTTGGTTGCTTTTGCAGGTTTTTCAGCTACTTCAGCCACTACCTCTGCTACTTCTTCAATGACCACTACTGTTGGAGCAGAAGTAGCCTCTACAGTCTCCCAGGGAAGAATGCCCACGTAAGTGCGGTCTTTCTTTGACTTGGAGAAAAACACGGTACCCGTTACTTGCGCGTGCAGGGTAAAATCTTTACCCATGTATACATTTTCACCAGGGTGGAACTTGGTACCACGCTGACGAACGAGGATGTTGCCTGCTTTAGCATACTGGCCGCCGAACAACTTTACGCCGAGACGTTTACTGTGGCTATCCCGTCCGTTGTCGGAACTACCGACGCCTTTTTTATGTGCCATGACGAATTGCTTTTAAGTTTGGATTAACCAGCGATGCTGTCAATTTTGATTTTGGTGAAAGACTGACGGTGACCGTTTTTAACGCGGTAGCCTTTCCGTCTTTTCTTTTTGAATACGACCACTTTATCACCTTTCTGATGGCCGATTACCGTTGCATTGACTTTGGCATCGCCAACGAAAGGCTTGCCAATCTGCACTGCGCCGTTGTTCTCAATCAGTTGAACCTGATCGAAGGAAACACCGTCGCCTGCACTTGCGTCTAGCTGGTGGACGAAGAGCTCTTGCCCTTCCTCAACTTTGAATTGTTGACCAGCTATCGTTACGATTGCAAACATGATGAATGAATTTTTATTGCTTTTTGAAGAAATTGGCTGCAAAGATAAAGCTTTGTTGCAGATTGCAAAACGTTATTTGATTTTTTAGTTGAGAAGTTGAGGAGGTTGGGAAAGTTGAGGCTACCGCAAGAATGTGTTTGAGTGTGATATGTGCGTGTGAAGGTGTGCATGCAGCATTCCAATTAGGTCTCTGTGGGATGTCGCTCGCGGCAGCCTCAACCTTCTCAACCTCCTCAACCTCCTCAACTAGATAATATCTTCCAACTTGAATTCCTTTTTAATTTTTTCCCCATTCCGCACGATCACCAAACGCACCCTTTTCCCCAATTTGCCCCTAAACTTGTACATCAGGTCTTGCAATTTGAAAAAAGTGGTGGGTACACCGTTTACCGATTTGATCTCGTCGCCCGATACAATCCCTGCTTTGTCCGAAGGGCTGGAAGGCACGATGTCAAAAACGATGAACTTAGAAAGGCTTGGCCCCGAGGCCGTAATGAACAGCCCGCTGCGGTCGAACTCAAATTTCTTCTTATAATAAGGATTGGGCTGCAAAAACACCCGGTTGTGGACATAATCGATGATCAGGTTGAAGCGATCCAGCAGTTGATTGCCGATGATCCCATTGCGGTTGTTCATGTACGTACTGTCTTCCACAATGGGGAGCTCCTGAAAATTGGTGAGCACTTCGTTAAAGGCATGTTCCGAAAAAGACATCGTACGCACCCGACCCAAATACCCATAAATGACCCCGCCTAGTCCCCGACCCAACACACTGCGGATCACTTTTTCAGGAATTTTCAGCCGTGGATCGGTATCGGTGTACAACAATAACGCAATGCTGGCTCCAGTGTCCATCAACAGTTTGGATTGAATGGTGGTATCGTTGTTGAGCCTGATTGAGGTAACGAGGTAGGGTTTGCTCCGGTGCATCTCCAAGGGTACTTCCGTAAAACGCCCTTTAGGCAACTGGAAAGTAGAGGGATCATATAAGGTGATGACTTGTTTGTAATAATTGATTCTGACAATGAAACGCCGAAAAAAATCCGCGCCGAGAATGCCGTGAATGTCGATACCCGAAAATTCATCAAATTGGAAATAATCTTCCTCCAACACCAGAATTGAGCGCTGACTGGCCCGAAGGTCACCAATGCGGAAAGAAATGCCCCGAACCAGGTAAGCGTATAAGTTTTGACTCAAGTCTGCACCGTAAATGGTGAAACGTTTTTGGTAATCGATTTGGAACAAGTCGGTAATTTCTCGTTTGGTCAGAATGGTATTTTCAGCGCCCGTATCAAAAATAAACTTCAGGGGAAAGATGTCATTGAACATTAATTTGATGACAATGAAATTGTTTTCGTAATCAAACGGAATGTCAACATGGGTTTCCCCATTGAGAAAAACCAGGTCGTTTATCTGTCCTTCAGTCTTGGAAAAACATCCCCAACAAAGTAAAAAGGTGAGTAAAAAGGCAATAGGTTTCATACAGTCAGGATTTATGGGTTTGGGGGTTCGGGAGTTCGGGGGTTCGAGGGTTTGAGGGTTCGTGCGTTCGGGGGTTCGGGGGTTCGGGGGTTTGAGGTTGATGCGTTAAGTTTACCGATAAATCTTTGACATCCAACTCCGAACCATACCCCACGAACGCCCAAACCCTCGAACCCTCGAACCCCCGAACCCTCAACCCTTGAACCCTTACTCCCTTTTCGATTCACAATATAATTTGGTAAAACAAAATATCGCGAAAATCTTTTAGTCTCTTCTTGGTTTTTTCATACTTATTTTAGACTTTTACCCCCGGTCAGTTAGTGTAAAGCACACACCATTTTGGGGAAAAATTCTATCCCAGCAAATAAGCGCAAGTTAAAATACGAAAAAAGACATTAGAAAAATTTGTTTGCAGTGAAAGATTCCTCTCTGTAAAGAGAGTATCCTATATCCGCCCTCAGCGAAGAAGGTGGTTTTTAACGATTAGCACAATTTTTTTTAACAAAACACTAATAATGTATGAAACTTAGAGTCGGCTATTGCTCGAGGTGGCTACTCGCGGCAGTTGCAGTTCTTTTTTGCAACTTTGCCTTCGCCCAACGTACCCTTTCTGGAAAGGTTACGGACAAAAACACTGGCGAGGCACTGATTGGAGCCAACATCCTCGTAGTAGGTACCAGCACAGGTACAGTCACCGATTTCGATGGGTCTTATAGCCTTGAAGTTCCTGCCGGGGTAACCGAGCTGGAATTTTCGTATACGGGCTATACCACCACACGTGTCCCACTAGGAAATGCCACCACTTTAGACGTAACACTGTCTGCCGGACAGTTGTTGGATGAAGTCGTGGTAACGGGTTATGGTACCGCCAGAGCCCGCGAAGTGACCAGCGCCATCGTCAGCGTTAAAGCAAAAGATTTCAACGGCGGTAACATCACCAGTGCAGCACAATTGT includes these proteins:
- the rplU gene encoding 50S ribosomal protein L21, coding for MFAIVTIAGQQFKVEEGQELFVHQLDASAGDGVSFDQVQLIENNGAVQIGKPFVGDAKVNATVIGHQKGDKVVVFKKKRRKGYRVKNGHRQSFTKIKIDSIAG
- a CDS encoding AAA family ATPase; the protein is MSILRITELEMHQIGPFGDLTLTFPEKPAGMEDKAEIHILTGENGTGKSTVLEAMAVLFSQEAGKYSNKFRKDNNVSLNLTLSEGDTHFLANLAESTIFLKDKGGQVLRKNQLIAKKYTLPYIDYKQEPFGIAFFAYSGHRRFDHASIIGIKEIDSHPFEHALDFRQSIQPENILQWIANNIAGQALAQVSGNLAETEQLRQIMAKLESTISQIIQKSIRFQVKTKPYNVTLAVDQEELDFNQLPDGLKSIISWIADLLMRMDRVKWENDTPVFDRNFILFLDEIEVHMHPAWQRKVLPVVQRLFPNAQIFISTHSPFVVGSVDGAWIHKLVKPNGDSKLAEGYPILSEDEKSYQYWLEEVFGIHEKYGLDAQDKYERRRELIRKSELNAVEQEELIQLDEEFGTLVPEDSSLGQRIVEHLKRLKKEEKTAF
- a CDS encoding aspartyl protease family protein, encoding MKPIAFLLTFLLCWGCFSKTEGQINDLVFLNGETHVDIPFDYENNFIVIKLMFNDIFPLKFIFDTGAENTILTKREITDLFQIDYQKRFTIYGADLSQNLYAYLVRGISFRIGDLRASQRSILVLEEDYFQFDEFSGIDIHGILGADFFRRFIVRINYYKQVITLYDPSTFQLPKGRFTEVPLEMHRSKPYLVTSIRLNNDTTIQSKLLMDTGASIALLLYTDTDPRLKIPEKVIRSVLGRGLGGVIYGYLGRVRTMSFSEHAFNEVLTNFQELPIVEDSTYMNNRNGIIGNQLLDRFNLIIDYVHNRVFLQPNPYYKKKFEFDRSGLFITASGPSLSKFIVFDIVPSSPSDKAGIVSGDEIKSVNGVPTTFFKLQDLMYKFRGKLGKRVRLVIVRNGEKIKKEFKLEDII